One segment of Streptomyces sp. YIM 121038 DNA contains the following:
- a CDS encoding MMPL family transporter has translation MTEATARPRLQAARPRLVLLLAALVAALCAVAGAGTHERLANGGYTAKDTEADRAATALARAGAAPPDLVLLARSASGVDAAAARRAGRALTRELAAADGVASTRSYWTTPDAPLRSTDGRAALVTADLAGADRDATATARDLVPKLTGRRGPLDVSATGGSWVSVQAAEASARDLVTAELIAAPLTLLLLVVALRSLLAALVPVVIGVLAVAGTTALLRALTYAMPVSVFAMNLTTALGFGLAVDYGLFLITRFREELGHSRDVPDAVARTVRTTGRTVAVSACTVALAMAALLVLPLPFLRSMACAGMAVALLAAAAAMAVVPPLLLLLGERIGRTGRPDSPLWRRAAKVITRRPALYGIGCAVALVLCAMPFGHVRFGLIDERTLPASTEAHATGEEIRARFAAPAERTLTVVLPEAADTGAYRQRVAALDSVATVRPASLPGLGPVLTVVSTAEPQSAAAQRLVADLRSASPEGTRVAGRAAMLADTKAAVAERLPLAGGMLAVTTWAMLFLLTRSVLLPFKALLVGALSLTASFGLVVHIFQDGHLRGTLGEFAVTGALDLTLPLLMAAVAFGLAIDYEIFLLSRVREQRLRGLTNRDAVVEGVARTGRLVTTAALAVALVTGVLATSGLTVLKLLGTGLAVAVLLDATVVRGILVPAFLTLAGRANWWAPAWLPRGGPLRGVLRLGRVVRGEDVGAVP, from the coding sequence ATGACGGAAGCGACCGCCCGCCCGCGCCTCCAGGCGGCCCGACCCCGCCTCGTGCTGCTGCTCGCCGCCCTGGTGGCCGCCCTCTGCGCGGTCGCGGGCGCGGGCACGCACGAGCGGCTCGCCAACGGGGGCTACACCGCGAAGGACACGGAGGCGGACCGGGCGGCCACGGCGCTGGCCCGCGCGGGCGCCGCCCCGCCGGACCTGGTGCTCCTCGCCCGGTCCGCATCCGGCGTGGACGCGGCAGCCGCCCGACGGGCGGGCCGTGCCCTCACACGGGAGCTGGCCGCGGCCGACGGAGTGGCCTCGACGCGCTCGTACTGGACCACGCCCGACGCGCCGCTGCGCTCCACGGACGGACGGGCCGCCCTGGTCACCGCCGACCTCGCGGGCGCCGACCGGGACGCGACCGCCACAGCCCGCGACCTCGTCCCGAAGCTGACGGGCCGGCGCGGGCCCCTCGACGTCTCCGCGACCGGCGGCTCCTGGGTGAGCGTGCAGGCCGCGGAGGCGAGCGCACGGGACCTCGTCACCGCCGAGCTGATCGCGGCGCCCCTCACCCTGCTGCTCCTCGTGGTGGCGCTGCGCTCGCTGCTCGCCGCGCTGGTGCCCGTCGTGATCGGCGTACTCGCGGTCGCGGGCACGACGGCGCTGCTACGGGCCCTGACGTACGCCATGCCGGTGTCGGTCTTCGCGATGAACCTCACCACGGCGCTCGGCTTCGGCCTCGCCGTGGACTACGGCCTCTTCCTCATCACCCGGTTCCGCGAGGAGCTCGGCCACAGTCGCGACGTGCCCGACGCGGTGGCGCGCACGGTGCGCACCACCGGACGCACGGTGGCGGTCTCGGCCTGCACGGTGGCCCTCGCGATGGCGGCGCTGCTCGTGCTGCCGCTGCCGTTCCTGCGCTCCATGGCCTGCGCGGGCATGGCGGTGGCACTCCTCGCGGCGGCCGCGGCCATGGCCGTCGTACCGCCGCTGCTGCTCCTGCTCGGCGAGCGCATCGGCCGCACCGGGCGCCCCGACAGTCCGCTGTGGCGGCGGGCCGCGAAGGTGATCACCCGGCGGCCCGCGCTGTACGGGATCGGCTGCGCCGTGGCCCTGGTGCTCTGCGCGATGCCGTTCGGGCACGTCCGGTTCGGGCTCATCGACGAGCGGACGCTGCCGGCGAGCACCGAGGCCCATGCGACGGGCGAGGAGATCCGGGCACGCTTCGCCGCGCCCGCCGAGCGCACCCTCACGGTGGTGCTGCCCGAGGCCGCGGACACCGGGGCGTACCGGCAGCGGGTGGCCGCCCTGGACAGCGTGGCGACGGTCCGCCCCGCGTCCTTGCCCGGACTCGGCCCGGTGCTCACCGTCGTCAGCACCGCCGAACCCCAATCGGCCGCCGCCCAGCGGCTGGTGGCCGACCTCCGTTCGGCGTCCCCCGAGGGCACACGGGTGGCGGGCCGCGCGGCGATGCTCGCCGACACCAAGGCGGCGGTGGCCGAACGGCTGCCCCTGGCCGGGGGAATGCTCGCGGTCACCACGTGGGCGATGCTCTTCCTGCTGACCCGCAGCGTGCTGCTGCCCTTCAAGGCGCTGCTCGTGGGCGCGTTGAGCCTGACGGCGAGCTTCGGCCTGGTGGTGCACATCTTCCAGGACGGCCATCTGCGGGGCACGCTCGGGGAGTTCGCCGTCACCGGCGCGCTGGACCTGACGCTGCCCCTGCTCATGGCGGCCGTCGCCTTCGGCCTCGCGATCGACTACGAGATCTTCCTGCTCTCCCGGGTGCGCGAACAGCGGCTGCGGGGCCTGACCAACCGGGACGCCGTGGTGGAGGGCGTGGCCCGCACCGGCCGCCTCGTCACCACGGCCGCCCTCGCGGTGGCCCTGGTCACAGGGGTCCTCGCCACGTCCGGCCTGACGGTCCTGAAGCTCCTCGGCACCGGGCTCGCCGTCGCCGTGCTCCTCGACGCCACCGTGGTACGGGGAATCCTGGTACCGGCCTTCCTCACCCTGGCGGGCCGCGCCAACTGGTGGGCACCCGCGTGGCTGCCGCGCGGAGGCCCGCTCAGGGGCGTCCTCCGTCTTGGTCGTGTCGTACGTGGTGAGGATGTGGGGGCGGTTCCGTAG
- a CDS encoding TetR/AcrR family transcriptional regulator: MTATVGRRERKKAATRRALADTALTLFLDRGYDHVTIRDIADAVDVSTTTLLKYFPVKEALVFDEDAEREAGLVAAVRDRAEGQDIPGALCAYVKRVRTDAGGRDERFAAFLRLVKETPALSEYGHRMWMRHQDALARAVAEATGGRPDDYRCAAFAHFALEASAFALRADDPGRALDAAFALLRDGWGPS, translated from the coding sequence ATGACTGCAACCGTGGGGCGCCGCGAGCGCAAGAAGGCCGCCACCCGCCGGGCGCTGGCCGACACCGCCCTGACCCTGTTCCTCGACCGCGGCTACGACCACGTCACCATCCGCGACATCGCGGACGCCGTGGACGTGTCGACCACCACGCTGCTCAAGTACTTCCCCGTCAAGGAGGCACTGGTCTTCGACGAGGACGCCGAGCGGGAGGCCGGGCTCGTCGCCGCCGTCCGCGACCGGGCGGAGGGCCAGGACATCCCCGGGGCGCTGTGCGCGTACGTCAAGCGGGTGCGGACGGACGCGGGCGGCCGGGACGAGCGCTTCGCCGCCTTCCTGCGCCTGGTCAAGGAGACGCCGGCCCTGAGCGAGTACGGGCACCGCATGTGGATGCGCCACCAGGACGCCCTCGCCCGGGCCGTCGCCGAGGCCACCGGCGGCCGCCCCGACGACTACCGGTGCGCCGCCTTCGCCCACTTCGCCCTGGAGGCGTCGGCCTTCGCCCTGCGCGCCGACGACCCCGGACGCGCCCTGGACGCCGCCTTCGCGCTCCTGCGGGACGGCTGGGGGCCGAGCTAG
- the uppS gene encoding polyprenyl diphosphate synthase produces the protein MSEVPSRAPTAEAPVRHLGIVLDGNRRWARRQGLPGAEHGHRDGFAKIPEVLTWCAEFGIGVITLWMLSDDNIARRHTEELEHLYSIDEAVITRLTAMRRWRVHHIGDPALLPDRLVKALRHAEYVTRDACGPLVNLAIGYGGRRDLLNAINALVRDSADGLTGEVTADRLARFLSTAGQPDPDLIIRTSGECRTSGFLLWQAALGEWYFSDRLWPDFTRDDLQAALRAYARRHRRLGA, from the coding sequence ATGAGTGAGGTGCCTTCTCGTGCTCCGACCGCCGAAGCGCCGGTTCGGCACCTGGGCATCGTGCTGGACGGCAACCGCCGCTGGGCACGTCGGCAGGGGCTGCCGGGTGCCGAACACGGGCACCGCGACGGCTTCGCCAAGATCCCGGAGGTGCTCACCTGGTGTGCGGAGTTCGGGATCGGCGTGATCACCTTGTGGATGCTGTCCGATGACAACATCGCCCGACGTCACACCGAAGAGCTCGAACACCTCTACAGCATCGATGAGGCCGTCATTACCCGGCTGACGGCGATGAGACGCTGGCGGGTGCACCACATCGGTGACCCTGCCCTGCTCCCCGACCGGTTGGTGAAGGCTCTGCGCCACGCGGAGTACGTCACCCGTGACGCTTGCGGACCGCTGGTCAACCTCGCCATCGGCTACGGCGGCCGCAGAGACCTGCTCAACGCCATCAACGCCTTGGTCCGGGACAGCGCGGACGGGCTGACCGGCGAGGTGACCGCCGACCGCCTGGCGCGCTTTCTGTCCACTGCCGGGCAACCCGACCCGGACCTGATCATCCGTACGTCCGGTGAGTGCCGGACCTCAGGGTTCCTGTTGTGGCAGGCGGCCCTGGGGGAGTGGTACTTCAGCGACCGCCTGTGGCCTGATTTCACCCGCGACGATCTCCAGGCGGCCCTGCGCGCCTATGCCCGCCGTCATCGCCGCCTGGGGGCGTGA
- a CDS encoding NAD(P)/FAD-dependent oxidoreductase: MSVLLWPGSRHFQREGTSMNTTAPRVAIVGAGPGGLVCARVLQRHGMPVTVHDLDASPAARDQGGTLDLHPGTGQAALRAAGLLDAFLALARPEGQQMRLVGADGRIVFDGIPPEAATREGNPEIDRDQLRGLLLDSLAPGTVRWGHRLTRVEPVGGGVHRLRFADGTSADADLVIGADGAWSRVRPLLTDATPRYTGVTFVETGFDHVDTRHPRLAALTAAGTMMALHDRRGLVAQRTGGGHIRAYVALRADEDWHRRAGLDLADAAAVRAALLDRFTGWSEPLLAFITDTDRGYVHRPLYALPVPHTWAPTPGLTLLGDAAHLMSPFSGTGANLAMLDGADLARALVGHATVDEAVAAYEKVLLPRSAEAAAGAAEAIDDAFGPDGADRVLAHLTGPR, translated from the coding sequence ATGAGTGTGCTTTTGTGGCCGGGCAGCCGCCACTTCCAGAGAGAGGGCACCTCGATGAACACCACCGCCCCGCGCGTCGCGATCGTCGGAGCCGGGCCCGGCGGGCTGGTCTGCGCCCGCGTCCTGCAACGGCACGGCATGCCCGTCACGGTCCACGACCTCGACGCCTCTCCCGCCGCCCGGGACCAGGGCGGCACCCTGGACCTGCACCCCGGCACCGGCCAGGCCGCCCTGCGCGCGGCCGGCCTGCTCGACGCGTTCCTCGCCCTGGCCCGGCCCGAGGGCCAACAGATGCGCCTGGTCGGCGCGGACGGCCGGATCGTGTTCGACGGCATCCCGCCCGAGGCCGCCACCCGCGAAGGCAACCCCGAGATAGACCGCGATCAGCTGCGCGGTCTGCTCCTGGACTCGCTCGCACCCGGCACCGTGCGCTGGGGCCACCGGCTCACCCGTGTCGAGCCCGTCGGCGGCGGCGTCCACCGCCTGCGCTTCGCCGACGGCACGAGCGCCGACGCCGACCTCGTCATCGGCGCCGACGGCGCCTGGTCCCGGGTCCGCCCTCTGCTGACGGACGCCACGCCGCGGTACACCGGCGTCACCTTCGTCGAGACCGGCTTCGACCACGTCGACACCCGCCACCCGCGCCTCGCGGCCCTCACCGCCGCGGGCACCATGATGGCCCTGCACGACCGCCGCGGCCTCGTCGCCCAGCGCACCGGCGGCGGACACATCCGCGCCTACGTCGCCCTGCGCGCCGACGAGGACTGGCACCGGCGGGCCGGACTCGACCTCGCCGACGCCGCCGCCGTACGGGCCGCCCTCCTGGACCGGTTCACCGGCTGGAGCGAGCCGCTGCTCGCCTTCATCACCGACACCGACCGGGGCTACGTCCACCGGCCCCTGTACGCGCTGCCCGTCCCGCACACCTGGGCGCCGACACCCGGCCTCACCCTCCTGGGAGACGCCGCCCACCTCATGTCACCGTTCTCCGGGACGGGGGCCAACCTCGCCATGCTCGACGGCGCCGACCTCGCCCGGGCGCTCGTCGGCCACGCCACCGTCGACGAGGCCGTCGCCGCCTACGAGAAGGTGCTGCTGCCGCGCTCGGCCGAGGCCGCCGCAGGCGCGGCCGAGGCCATCGACGACGCCTTCGGCCCCGACGGCGCCGACCGGGTCCTCGCCCACCTGACCGGACCCCGGTGA
- a CDS encoding FG-GAP repeat protein, with amino-acid sequence MRKNRSAALTAASFLLLTGAGVAAAPAALAGTPGSTHANDRNSDYNGDGYEDLLVGAPGATVDGHKGAGLVTVQYGSRQGIGTTRVARLSEASTGGDGTPEAGDGFGTTVASGDLNSDGYDDAVIAAPGEDVDGQRDAGRVTIFWGTKKGLKPGLSDWIEAEEPRAGERFGTGVAAARFSGATEGDVLAVTDRDELDTYTYGDQPHIPAGRAFRRQSSQPLAGPVAGADGARAAARRVVLSKSLTTGDYDDNGFADLVVSGVTTGAEPGHGWSTYYSGHAAGLTKERELRGGPVAATGDIDGDGYDDLVTGEPDSPDDGGETLTGGLVGVRYGSPNGPSSAVKWWSQGTAGVPGVVEKGDRWGADLSVDDTNHDGYADVAIGAPGEDVGRVADAGAVWVLRGARGGLTTRGAASWTQNSAGVPGVAEQGDEWGAQVRLADPNRDRRFDLIASAPGENAGDGVAWFLPAARGGVTASGSWTFGVKSLGVPVDGAAFGTAIDE; translated from the coding sequence TTGCGCAAGAACCGTTCGGCCGCGCTCACCGCGGCCTCCTTCCTGCTGCTCACCGGGGCGGGTGTGGCCGCCGCCCCCGCCGCGCTCGCGGGCACGCCGGGCAGCACGCACGCCAACGACCGCAACAGCGACTACAACGGCGACGGCTACGAGGACCTGCTGGTCGGCGCGCCCGGCGCGACCGTGGACGGCCACAAGGGCGCCGGGCTCGTCACCGTGCAGTACGGCTCCCGGCAGGGCATCGGCACCACCCGCGTGGCCCGGCTCAGCGAGGCCTCCACCGGTGGCGACGGCACCCCCGAGGCGGGCGACGGCTTCGGCACCACCGTCGCGAGCGGCGACCTGAACTCCGACGGCTACGACGACGCCGTGATCGCCGCGCCCGGCGAGGACGTCGACGGACAGCGCGACGCGGGCCGCGTGACGATCTTCTGGGGCACCAAGAAGGGCCTCAAGCCCGGCCTCAGCGACTGGATCGAGGCCGAGGAGCCGCGCGCGGGCGAGCGGTTCGGCACCGGGGTGGCCGCAGCCCGGTTCAGCGGCGCGACCGAGGGCGACGTCCTCGCCGTGACCGACCGCGACGAACTGGACACCTACACCTACGGCGACCAGCCGCACATACCCGCGGGCCGGGCGTTCCGGCGGCAGTCCTCCCAGCCCCTCGCCGGGCCGGTCGCGGGGGCCGACGGGGCGCGGGCCGCCGCCCGCCGCGTCGTGCTGTCCAAGTCGCTGACCACCGGGGACTACGACGACAACGGCTTCGCCGACCTCGTGGTCTCCGGCGTGACGACCGGCGCCGAACCCGGGCACGGCTGGTCGACGTACTACTCCGGCCACGCCGCGGGCCTCACCAAGGAGCGCGAGCTGCGCGGCGGCCCCGTCGCCGCCACCGGGGACATCGACGGCGACGGCTACGACGACCTGGTGACCGGCGAGCCCGACTCGCCCGACGACGGCGGCGAGACGCTGACCGGCGGCCTGGTCGGCGTCCGCTACGGCAGCCCGAACGGCCCCTCCTCGGCGGTGAAGTGGTGGAGCCAGGGCACCGCGGGCGTACCCGGCGTCGTGGAGAAGGGCGACCGCTGGGGCGCCGACCTGTCCGTGGACGACACGAACCACGACGGCTACGCGGACGTCGCGATCGGCGCACCCGGCGAGGACGTCGGGCGGGTCGCGGACGCGGGCGCGGTGTGGGTGCTCCGCGGCGCGCGCGGCGGCCTGACCACGCGCGGTGCCGCCTCCTGGACGCAGAACAGCGCGGGCGTTCCCGGGGTGGCCGAGCAGGGCGACGAGTGGGGCGCGCAGGTACGACTCGCGGACCCGAACCGCGACCGCCGCTTCGATCTGATCGCCTCGGCGCCGGGCGAGAACGCCGGTGACGGTGTCGCGTGGTTCCTCCCGGCCGCGCGGGGCGGCGTCACCGCCTCCGGGTCCTGGACGTTCGGCGTGAAGTCGCTCGGCGTACCCGTCGACGGGGCCGCGTTCGGCACGGCGATCGACGAGTAG
- a CDS encoding terpene synthase family protein, producing MPDLPAFRYPPSWGAPRNHLSHALTDVSLRWGDRVGLPDAPPHGLHAMGRGLNMGAYAGWIHPLTSNIQLLQLSSDFALWITVLDDALERLGPTLKEKERVELADACAEFFEGPTGSVHPVLAGYVTGYQDVKARARDLMPSSRHDLWQDRLHYELKACNRVSLTEEPLAAEQWMGLDFYAKIRPFTPGVLPFMPLLEIADDCFIPQTAWEDPRLRKLEENACLLFGMFNDVASLEKDDNGGPAPNVVLMHQHENACTLSDSIEAIAQWHNTLVRETQQCTAELLAGHRGRPAVERYVHSVQHLVAGIANWHLHAPRYGPLLRTRATLLPAPELRNPGQSSLM from the coding sequence ATGCCGGACTTGCCTGCCTTTCGCTATCCCCCTTCCTGGGGGGCGCCCCGCAACCACCTCTCCCATGCGCTGACCGACGTGTCGCTGCGGTGGGGTGACCGTGTCGGCCTGCCCGACGCGCCCCCTCACGGCCTGCATGCCATGGGGCGCGGCCTCAACATGGGAGCGTACGCCGGATGGATCCATCCTCTGACCAGTAACATCCAACTGCTCCAGCTCAGCAGCGACTTCGCACTGTGGATCACTGTGCTCGACGATGCTCTCGAACGCCTCGGTCCGACGCTCAAGGAGAAGGAACGCGTCGAACTGGCCGACGCCTGCGCCGAGTTCTTCGAAGGCCCAACCGGCTCCGTCCACCCGGTCCTCGCCGGGTACGTCACGGGATACCAGGACGTGAAGGCGCGCGCCCGGGACCTGATGCCGTCCTCCCGGCACGATCTGTGGCAAGACCGCCTGCACTACGAACTCAAAGCGTGCAATCGGGTCTCCCTGACAGAAGAACCCCTCGCCGCAGAGCAATGGATGGGACTGGACTTCTACGCGAAGATCCGGCCCTTCACCCCCGGTGTACTCCCCTTCATGCCGCTCTTGGAGATCGCTGACGACTGCTTCATCCCTCAGACCGCATGGGAGGACCCCAGGCTGCGCAAACTGGAAGAGAACGCCTGTCTGTTGTTCGGCATGTTCAACGACGTGGCCTCGCTGGAGAAGGACGACAACGGAGGTCCCGCCCCCAACGTGGTTCTGATGCACCAGCACGAAAACGCCTGCACGCTGTCGGACAGCATCGAAGCCATCGCCCAGTGGCACAACACCCTGGTACGCGAAACCCAACAGTGCACCGCGGAACTCCTTGCCGGCCACCGGGGTCGGCCCGCCGTGGAACGCTACGTCCACAGCGTGCAGCACTTGGTCGCCGGAATCGCCAACTGGCATCTCCACGCCCCCCGGTACGGCCCTCTCCTCCGCACGCGCGCCACCCTTCTCCCGGCCCCGGAGCTCCGAAACCCCGGCCAGAGCTCCCTCATGTAG
- a CDS encoding glycoside hydrolase family 16 protein, producing the protein MTVLPHSRPRRRRAALGALAAACCALAVSPAAASAPPAPRPAAALAFTDDFNGPAGAAVDGGKWQLETGDNVNNHERQYYTSGAKNAALDGQGNLVITARKENPANYACWYGRCEYTSARLNTAGRFTQAYGHVEARMKVPRGQGMWPAFWMLGTDIGSVGWPNCGEIDIMENVGFEPGTVHGTLHGPGYSGSGGIGAAYTLPGGEAFADKFHTFAVDWSPNKVTWSVDGRVYQTRTPADLGGRQWAFNKPFFLILNLAVGGYWPGDPNGSTVFPQRLTVDYVRVTGG; encoded by the coding sequence ATGACAGTGCTTCCTCACTCCCGTCCTCGCCGCCGCCGCGCCGCGCTCGGCGCGCTCGCCGCGGCCTGCTGCGCCCTCGCCGTGAGCCCCGCCGCCGCGTCGGCCCCGCCCGCGCCGCGCCCCGCCGCGGCCCTCGCGTTCACCGACGACTTCAACGGGCCCGCGGGCGCGGCGGTCGACGGCGGCAAGTGGCAGCTGGAGACCGGCGACAACGTCAACAACCACGAGCGGCAGTACTACACCTCAGGCGCCAAGAACGCGGCCCTGGACGGCCAGGGCAACCTGGTCATCACCGCGCGCAAGGAGAACCCGGCCAACTACGCGTGCTGGTACGGCCGGTGCGAGTACACCTCCGCGCGCCTGAACACGGCGGGGCGGTTCACCCAGGCCTACGGGCACGTCGAGGCCCGGATGAAGGTGCCCCGGGGCCAGGGCATGTGGCCCGCGTTCTGGATGCTCGGCACCGACATCGGCAGCGTGGGCTGGCCGAACTGCGGCGAGATCGACATCATGGAGAACGTCGGCTTCGAGCCCGGCACGGTCCACGGCACGCTGCACGGCCCCGGCTACTCCGGCTCCGGCGGCATCGGAGCGGCGTACACCCTGCCCGGCGGCGAGGCGTTCGCGGACAAGTTCCACACCTTCGCCGTGGACTGGTCGCCGAACAAGGTCACCTGGTCCGTCGACGGCCGGGTCTACCAGACCCGCACCCCGGCCGACCTCGGCGGCAGGCAGTGGGCGTTCAACAAGCCGTTCTTCCTCATCCTCAACCTCGCCGTCGGCGGCTACTGGCCGGGCGACCCGAACGGCAGCACCGTCTTCCCGCAGAGGCTGACCGTCGACTACGTCCGCGTCACGGGCGGCTGA
- a CDS encoding glucose 1-dehydrogenase: MTGTGCLLLEGKVAVVTGAAAGIGRAAAQVFSAHGARLVLADIDAEGGEGTVALVEQNGGKAVFLSTDVTVADQVDAMVEAAMRTFGRLDCAFNNVGIDGDSAPLAESTDSNWQRVTDVNLTGTYLCMRAELRVMAVQQAGSVVNTSSIAGLVGVNMGLSAYTAAKHGVVGLTKAAALEYADKNIRVNAVCPGAVRTALLDHAIRSGALTEEQARGLQPLGRLGAPHEIAQAAAWLCSDHASFVTGIAMPVDGGATCG, translated from the coding sequence ATGACCGGTACCGGGTGTCTGCTGCTGGAGGGGAAGGTCGCCGTTGTCACCGGGGCGGCCGCGGGGATCGGACGGGCTGCCGCACAGGTGTTCTCGGCCCACGGAGCCCGACTCGTGCTGGCCGACATCGACGCGGAGGGCGGGGAGGGCACCGTGGCCCTGGTGGAGCAGAACGGCGGCAAGGCCGTCTTCCTCTCGACCGATGTGACGGTGGCCGACCAGGTGGATGCCATGGTAGAAGCCGCGATGCGCACCTTCGGGCGCCTCGACTGCGCGTTCAACAACGTGGGGATCGACGGCGACTCCGCCCCCCTGGCCGAATCCACAGACAGCAACTGGCAGCGCGTGACCGACGTGAACCTCACGGGCACGTATCTGTGCATGCGCGCCGAGCTGCGCGTCATGGCCGTCCAGCAGGCGGGCTCGGTGGTCAACACGTCGTCGATCGCGGGGCTGGTCGGCGTGAACATGGGGCTGTCCGCCTACACGGCGGCCAAGCACGGTGTGGTCGGACTCACCAAGGCCGCGGCACTGGAGTACGCGGACAAGAACATCCGCGTCAACGCGGTCTGCCCGGGGGCGGTACGCACCGCCCTGCTCGACCACGCCATCCGCAGCGGCGCCCTGACCGAGGAGCAGGCCAGGGGGCTGCAGCCGCTGGGCCGCCTGGGTGCCCCGCACGAGATCGCGCAGGCCGCCGCATGGCTGTGTTCTGACCACGCGTCCTTCGTCACGGGCATCGCGATGCCCGTCGACGGGGGCGCCACCTGCGGATAG
- a CDS encoding AAA family ATPase produces MRTRLVGRQGELAEIARLFAGPSRLVTLTGVGGVGKTRLALEAAARLQPRFRDGVWLVELSALGEGKSLPFAIAEALPLVDQSTRPMIDVLAEYLADREALLVLDTCEHLTEACSLAVQALVRAAPAVRVLTTSRRLLGAPGEEVFTVEPLPVPESGDPAAARADAVVLLAERAAVRIPGLARSEAERSGFIRLARRLEGLPLAIELAAARLGEMSVEELTHALDDRFAVLGDTDEVVYEADPPWHQALRTAIGWSHQLCTPAERLLWARISVFAGTFDVEAAQQVCTDTRLAAERVPGLLAALVDKSILVPQLAAGRGARYRMLDTLREYGAGWLRGLGEEVELRCRHRIHYRALALAADAAWMGPDQAAWYERASADYANFRTALDFCLGEGEDPRTALELAGALWFFWLGCGFLREGRHYLDRALRLGPVAGPVQSKAVWACGAVALGQADCDAAARLAAVFRSHAETAGDPAMLCAAAHLEGGRLVLTGRPAEAATVLDVAPYTEDHDGGYTGARFLAWAVRVFAHTNLGEFARACAVADALRAACDERGERWARAFADYVHGQAAYGLGRLDEAAAHARTALEGKALLHDSIGIGTAIDLLACLAATTGHGERAARLLGIGQQTWNTIGRAQLGIPELIAAREACERGARAGAGDAAYEAAFHRGLADSSSDGLAYALRHDAP; encoded by the coding sequence GTGAGGACGAGGCTGGTGGGCCGCCAGGGTGAACTGGCGGAGATCGCGCGGCTGTTCGCGGGACCATCGCGGCTGGTGACCTTGACGGGAGTCGGCGGGGTGGGCAAGACCCGGCTCGCCCTGGAGGCCGCTGCCAGGCTCCAGCCGCGGTTCCGGGACGGGGTGTGGCTGGTGGAGCTGTCGGCGTTGGGCGAGGGCAAGTCGCTGCCGTTCGCGATCGCCGAGGCGCTGCCGCTGGTGGACCAGAGCACCCGCCCGATGATCGACGTCCTGGCCGAGTACCTGGCGGACCGGGAGGCGCTGCTGGTCCTGGACACCTGCGAGCACCTGACGGAGGCCTGTTCGCTGGCCGTGCAGGCGCTGGTGCGGGCCGCTCCCGCCGTGCGGGTTCTGACCACCAGCCGCCGGCTGCTGGGCGCCCCGGGTGAGGAGGTGTTCACCGTGGAGCCGCTGCCGGTCCCCGAGTCCGGCGATCCCGCGGCGGCGCGGGCGGACGCGGTGGTGCTGCTGGCCGAGCGCGCCGCCGTGCGGATCCCCGGCCTCGCCCGCTCCGAGGCCGAGCGGAGCGGGTTCATCCGCCTGGCCCGGCGCCTGGAGGGCCTGCCGCTCGCCATCGAGCTGGCCGCGGCACGCCTGGGCGAGATGTCCGTCGAGGAGCTCACCCATGCCCTGGACGACCGGTTCGCCGTCCTGGGAGACACCGATGAGGTGGTGTACGAGGCCGATCCTCCCTGGCACCAGGCGCTGCGGACCGCGATCGGCTGGAGCCATCAGCTGTGCACCCCGGCCGAACGGCTGCTGTGGGCGCGGATCTCGGTGTTCGCCGGGACGTTCGACGTGGAGGCGGCACAGCAGGTGTGCACCGACACGCGTCTGGCCGCCGAGCGCGTTCCCGGCCTGCTGGCCGCCCTGGTGGACAAGTCGATCCTCGTCCCGCAGCTCGCCGCCGGGCGCGGAGCGCGCTACCGGATGCTGGACACGCTGCGCGAATACGGCGCCGGCTGGCTGCGCGGTCTGGGCGAGGAGGTGGAGCTGCGCTGCCGCCACCGGATCCACTACCGGGCCCTGGCCCTGGCGGCGGACGCCGCCTGGATGGGCCCCGACCAGGCCGCCTGGTACGAGCGGGCGTCCGCCGACTACGCCAACTTCCGCACGGCCCTCGACTTCTGCCTGGGCGAGGGAGAGGACCCGCGGACCGCGCTGGAGCTGGCCGGGGCGCTGTGGTTCTTCTGGCTCGGCTGCGGCTTCCTGCGCGAGGGCCGTCACTACCTCGACCGGGCCCTGCGCCTGGGCCCGGTCGCGGGCCCGGTGCAGAGCAAGGCGGTGTGGGCCTGCGGCGCGGTCGCGCTGGGGCAGGCGGACTGCGACGCGGCGGCCCGGCTGGCAGCGGTGTTCCGGTCCCACGCCGAGACGGCCGGCGATCCGGCCATGCTGTGCGCGGCCGCGCACCTCGAAGGCGGGCGCCTGGTGCTGACCGGACGGCCCGCCGAGGCCGCCACCGTCCTCGATGTCGCGCCCTACACCGAGGACCACGACGGCGGCTACACCGGGGCGCGCTTCCTGGCCTGGGCGGTGCGCGTGTTCGCCCACACCAACCTCGGCGAGTTCGCGCGGGCCTGCGCGGTGGCGGACGCCCTGCGCGCGGCGTGTGACGAGCGCGGTGAGCGGTGGGCCCGGGCCTTCGCCGACTACGTCCACGGCCAAGCGGCGTACGGCCTGGGCCGACTGGACGAGGCCGCCGCACACGCCCGCACCGCCCTGGAGGGCAAGGCCCTGCTCCACGACAGCATCGGCATCGGCACCGCCATCGACCTGCTGGCCTGCCTGGCCGCCACCACCGGCCACGGCGAACGCGCGGCCCGGCTGCTCGGCATCGGCCAACAGACCTGGAACACCATCGGCCGCGCCCAGCTGGGCATCCCCGAACTCATCGCCGCCCGCGAGGCCTGCGAACGCGGCGCACGCGCCGGCGCCGGGGACGCCGCGTACGAGGCGGCCTTCCACCGGGGCCTGGCGGACAGCAGCAGCGACGGCCTCGCCTACGCCCTGCGCCACGACGCGCCCTGA